In the genome of Verrucomicrobium sp., one region contains:
- the pgl gene encoding 6-phosphogluconolactonase: MASTPHLRVFPDPGAVARAAADLLLKESVAAAAANRTYRVALSGGSTPKRLYDILATDPYRDKVPWDRIHFFFSDERNVPPDHADSNFGTARQGLFSKVPVPAANLHRVLTERPDPAEAAALYQNAIVASFAANVEKNTPPTFDLIFLGMGADGHTASLFPGTPALAERKHWVAANWVEKLQTHRITFTYPLLNRAARVLFLVTGADKAERIETIFGPQALPHAYPAQDVAPEPGLLEWYLDAPAAARLSLPVEGEATAATP, from the coding sequence ATGGCCTCCACCCCCCACCTTCGCGTTTTCCCCGATCCCGGCGCCGTCGCCCGAGCCGCCGCCGACCTCCTCCTAAAGGAAAGCGTGGCCGCCGCCGCGGCCAACCGCACCTACCGCGTCGCCCTCTCCGGCGGCTCCACCCCCAAACGCCTCTACGACATCCTCGCCACCGACCCCTACCGGGACAAAGTCCCCTGGGACCGCATCCACTTCTTCTTCAGCGACGAGCGCAACGTCCCGCCCGACCACGCCGACAGCAACTTCGGCACCGCCCGCCAGGGCCTCTTCTCCAAAGTCCCCGTCCCCGCCGCCAACCTCCACCGCGTCCTGACAGAACGGCCCGATCCCGCGGAAGCCGCCGCCCTCTACCAAAACGCCATCGTCGCCTCCTTCGCCGCAAACGTGGAAAAAAACACCCCCCCCACCTTCGACCTCATCTTCCTGGGCATGGGCGCCGACGGCCACACCGCCTCCCTCTTCCCCGGCACCCCCGCCCTCGCCGAACGGAAACACTGGGTCGCCGCCAACTGGGTCGAAAAACTCCAGACCCACCGCATCACCTTCACCTACCCCCTCCTCAACCGCGCCGCCCGCGTCCTCTTCCTCGTCACCGGCGCCGACAAAGCCGAGCGGATCGAAACAATCTTCGGCCCCCAAGCCCTCCCCCACGCCTACCCCGCCCAAGACGTCGCCCCGGAACCCGGCCTGCTGGAGTGGTACCTAGACGCCCCCGCCGCCGCCCGCCTCAGCCTCCCCGTCGAAGGGGAAGCCACCGCCGCCACCCCATGA
- a CDS encoding RluA family pseudouridine synthase, with the protein MEPVILAELDDFLVVDKPAHLLSHPTRLDGQPSLITWLRAQRPGAYLTLVHRLDRETSGLVLVSKNLETTGKLGKLIERRSLDKEYEAICWGEMASALDALEIEASLKELGITAENPVRIRQGVVPRGEGVAAQTRVWRIAAGGGFTHVGAAPRTGRLHQIRVHLATIGMPVVGDKIYGPDAGHFLRFIEGGWTPEMERELLLPRHALHAAALRFWWQGKRLEFRAPLPADMREFLAERCGQGAAA; encoded by the coding sequence ATGGAGCCGGTGATCCTTGCGGAATTGGACGATTTTTTGGTCGTCGATAAGCCGGCTCATCTCCTTTCTCACCCGACGCGGCTGGATGGGCAGCCCTCTCTTATCACGTGGCTGCGGGCGCAGCGGCCGGGCGCCTATCTGACGCTGGTGCATCGGCTAGACCGGGAGACGAGCGGGCTGGTGCTGGTCTCGAAGAATCTGGAGACGACGGGGAAGCTGGGGAAGCTGATCGAGCGCCGGTCGCTAGACAAGGAGTACGAGGCGATTTGCTGGGGGGAGATGGCTTCGGCGCTGGATGCGTTGGAGATTGAGGCTTCGCTAAAGGAACTGGGGATCACGGCGGAGAATCCGGTTCGTATTCGGCAGGGGGTGGTGCCGCGTGGGGAGGGGGTGGCGGCGCAGACGCGGGTGTGGCGGATTGCTGCGGGGGGAGGCTTTACGCATGTGGGGGCGGCGCCGCGGACGGGGCGGCTGCATCAGATCCGGGTTCATTTGGCGACGATCGGGATGCCGGTGGTGGGGGATAAGATTTATGGCCCGGATGCGGGACACTTTTTGCGGTTTATCGAGGGCGGCTGGACGCCGGAGATGGAGCGGGAGCTGCTTTTGCCGCGCCATGCGCTCCATGCGGCGGCGTTGCGCTTTTGGTGGCAGGGGAAGCGGCTGGAGTTCCGCGCGCCGTTGCCGGCGGATATGCGGGAGTTTTTGGCGGAGCGGTGCGGGCAGGGGGCGGCGGCGTGA
- a CDS encoding glucose 1-dehydrogenase: MKLAGRTALVTGSSQGIGREIALRLAQEGANVAVNYHSHPAEGDSVVAEIETLGRRAVSLGANLGSVPELTALLQNAVKKLGPIDILVNNAGVEKAAPFWDVTEADYDLVLNVNLKGTFFLTQAFVRHLRARQAPGRIVNISSVHEELPFPHFTSYCASKGGIKMMTRNLAIELAPLGITINSIAPGAIETPINSKLLHDPQKLASLLGNIPLGRLGQPRDIAGAAAFLASDDAAYITGTTLFVDGGLLWNYQEQ, translated from the coding sequence ATGAAACTAGCAGGCCGCACCGCCCTCGTCACCGGCAGCAGCCAAGGAATCGGCCGGGAAATCGCCCTGCGCCTCGCCCAGGAAGGAGCCAACGTCGCCGTCAACTACCACAGCCACCCCGCCGAAGGAGACAGCGTCGTCGCCGAAATCGAAACCCTGGGCCGCCGCGCCGTCTCCCTCGGCGCCAACCTCGGCTCCGTTCCCGAACTGACCGCCCTCCTCCAAAACGCCGTCAAAAAACTCGGCCCCATCGACATCCTCGTCAACAACGCCGGCGTCGAAAAAGCCGCCCCCTTCTGGGACGTCACCGAAGCCGACTACGACCTCGTCCTCAACGTCAACCTCAAGGGCACCTTCTTCCTCACCCAGGCCTTCGTCCGCCACCTACGCGCCCGCCAAGCCCCCGGCCGCATCGTCAACATCAGCTCCGTCCACGAAGAACTCCCCTTCCCCCACTTCACCTCCTACTGCGCCAGCAAAGGCGGCATCAAAATGATGACCCGCAACCTCGCCATCGAACTGGCCCCCCTGGGAATCACCATCAACTCAATCGCCCCCGGCGCCATCGAAACCCCCATCAACAGCAAACTCCTGCACGACCCGCAGAAACTTGCCTCTCTCCTGGGAAACATCCCCCTCGGCCGCCTCGGCCAGCCCCGCGACATCGCCGGCGCCGCCGCCTTCCTAGCCTCCGACGACGCCGCCTACATCACCGGGACGACCCTCTTCGTCGACGGCGGCCTTCTTTGGAACTACCAGGAACAATAG
- a CDS encoding acyloxyacyl hydrolase translates to MNYRSLLTTCAAAVAVLGLVAAPLHAGDSKTAVDPKELGVKAAAEDYDWSIELGSGAAFSNVRESHLDGYTYIPVNATAALKIDDVSLDNQLGGILRGYTEFLFQGYYDQIVNGPSGENYIAGANFGPRYNFVQPGWKVVPYVQGLVGFGFADSNPTVVGGSAHGLGQDFNFTFGVGVGVRYDINDRWFTRVGAAYTHFSNAGLSEPAHPNRAIDAVGPQVGVGYRF, encoded by the coding sequence ATGAACTATCGCTCTCTTCTGACTACCTGCGCCGCGGCTGTCGCGGTGCTCGGCCTCGTGGCCGCCCCCCTGCACGCCGGGGATTCCAAAACCGCCGTCGACCCGAAGGAACTCGGCGTCAAAGCCGCCGCCGAGGACTATGACTGGTCCATCGAGCTGGGCAGCGGCGCCGCCTTCTCCAACGTGCGCGAAAGCCACCTGGACGGCTACACCTACATCCCCGTCAACGCCACCGCGGCGCTGAAGATCGACGACGTCTCCCTCGACAACCAGCTGGGCGGCATCCTCCGCGGCTACACCGAGTTCCTCTTCCAGGGCTACTACGACCAGATCGTCAACGGCCCCTCCGGCGAAAACTACATCGCCGGCGCGAACTTCGGTCCCCGCTACAACTTCGTGCAGCCGGGCTGGAAAGTTGTTCCCTACGTCCAGGGCCTCGTCGGCTTCGGCTTCGCCGACTCCAACCCGACCGTCGTTGGCGGTTCCGCTCACGGCCTGGGCCAGGACTTCAACTTCACCTTCGGCGTGGGCGTCGGTGTCCGCTACGACATCAACGACCGCTGGTTCACCCGCGTGGGCGCCGCCTACACCCACTTCTCCAACGCCGGGCTCTCCGAGCCCGCCCACCCCAACCGCGCCATCGACGCCGTCGGGCCGCAGGTTGGCGTCGGCTACCGCTTCTAA